The proteins below come from a single Drosophila teissieri strain GT53w chromosome 3L, Prin_Dtei_1.1, whole genome shotgun sequence genomic window:
- the LOC122618211 gene encoding probable tubulin polyglutamylase TTLL1: protein MAVVWDMSQWTQAWRTDSLQPTVRSSGTRTTTSGTAMYGRTAGGANQSVTNGTSNSGANSGGGVSGGAQGHDKLKIGFCTDLDKSVLVNNFEKRGWHQVNGDDDWHFYWAGVQTCRNIFSVDSGYRMHDNQMINHFPNHYELSRKDLLVKNIKRYRKDLERDGNPLAEKTESNNSSGTRYLYLDFVPTTFVLPADYNMFVEEYRKFPLSTWIMKPCGKSQGAGIFLINKLSKLKKWSREAKGPFHPQIAKESYVISRYIDNPLLIGGKKFDLRLYVLVASFRPLKAYLFKQGFCRFCTVKYDTSVTELDNMYVHLTNVSVQKHGGEYNTLHGGKWSVQNLALYLEGTRGKEVTDRLFGAISWLIVHSLRAVAPVMASDRHCFECYGYDIIIDNALKPWLVEVNASPSLTSTTVNDRILKYKLIDNILSVVLPPDGVPDVRWNKVPSADALGNFELLIDEELAAQDEQHQNSSSNTHSKTSKMGSRWK from the coding sequence ATGGCCGTTGTTTGGGACATGAGCCAATGGACGCAGGCGTGGCGGACCGACAGTCTGCAGCCGACGGTCCGCTCGAGCGGTACAAGAACGACCACAAGCGGTACAGCCATGTACGGTCGCACGGCGGGCGGCGCCAATCAATCGGTGACGAATGGCACCTCGAATAGTGGCGCTAATAGCGGCGGTGGTGTTAGTGGTGGTGCCCAGGGACACGATAAGCTGAAAATTGGCTTCTGCACGGACCTGGACAAATCGGTTTTGGTCAACAATTTCGAGAAACGCGGCTGGCATCAGGTGAATGGCGATGACGATTGGCATTTCTATTGGGCCGGCGTGCAAACCTGCCGGAATATATTCAGTGTGGACAGTGGTTATCGAATGCACGACAACCAGATGATCAATCACTTTCCCAATCACTATGAATTATCACGCAAGGACTTGCTGGTCAAGAACATCAAGCGTTATCGCAAGGACCTCGAAAGGGATGGCAATCCATTGGCGGAGAAAACGGAATCCAACAACTCCAGTGGCACCAGATATCTGTACCTGGACTTTGTGCCCACGACTTTCGTCCTGCCAGCGGATTATAATATGTTCGTGGAGGAGTATCGCAAGTTTCCGCTGAGCACTTGGATCATGAAACCCTGTGGAAAATCGCAAGGAGCGGGCATATTCCTTATAAACAAGCTATCCAAACTGAAAAAGTGGTCCAGGGAGGCCAAGGGTCCTTTTCACCCACAGATCGCCAAGGAGTCGTATGTGATATCCAGATATATAGACAATCCCCTCCTAATTGGTGGTAAAAAATTCGATCTTCGTCTGTATGTGCTAGTGGCTTCGTTCAGACCCCTGAAGGCTTATCTATTCAAGCAGGGATTCTGTCGTTTTTGCACTGTGAAGTACGATACGAGTGTCACGGAACTGGATAATATGTACGTGCACCTGACCAATGTGAGTGTGCAGAAACATGGTGGCGAATACAATACCCTACATGGCGGCAAGTGGTCAGTGCAAAATCTCGCCTTGTATCTGGAAGGAACCCGGGGAAAAGAGGTGACGGATCGCTTGTTTGGAGCCATATCCTGGCTCATAGTGCACTCCCTGCGAGCTGTGGCCCCTGTGATGGCCAGTGATAGACATTGTTTCGAGTGCTATGGCTACGACATCATCATAGACAATGCCCTGAAACCTTGGCTTGTCGAGGTGAATGCCTCGCCCTCACTAACTTCGACTACAGTCAACGACAGGATTCTGAAGTACAAGCTGATTGACAACATACTGTCCGTGGTCCTACCGCCCGATGGAGTGCCCGATGTGCGCTGGAACAAGGTGCCCAGTGCCGATGCCTTGGGCAACTTTGAACTGCTCATAGATGAGGAGCTGGCCGCCCAGGATGAGCAACaccaaaacagcagcagcaacacccaTAGTAAAACATCTAAGATGGGCAGCCGGTGGAAGTGA